The window TGGCCGTTTTATATTTTAATCCTGAGAgttagccagtcgtcggcttccgcccgcaCGCAgtgagtatgggggtgttcgggataaatttgagcactctttatcccagttttgggtccttgaaggaggtgttcagtacagcgaaccaggcaatcagactataggctttatcactttcacttagccataggaatttaaaagtatggtaggcgcagcccctggtgttcagaagactgcacgaggggctctataagcgcctgatcagAAGAAAAACCGATCCTTCGCAAGCTGCATTGGTTATAGCAttgtgcggaagaaatccttaaagagttgacaacctctcgaacagctgaccagctctcgccgcatcatgacagtcagttttcggctttctctactaaggtgcttgtccggaagaaccgggacacaatcacagtagttctcctagcgctaccttagccgatatagcggaacgtaaggtaccaaaacataggagcagggcaaacccaactattgacccaagacatgattcagagctgatgcatataatgctataagttcagggtgtcgaactgccatgaaggtgttcggacttttttgccgtaatatgggtataatgaagcccctggcatactaAGGCATATCACGATAAGCAGCTGCCTTTTAAAAAAGAGTTTTAATAAGAAATAACAGCAGACTAGCATCATATAAactcacatgttgtatttgagtaatacgtctaagcgtatgagtacaagtaatgtgataaaaagaaatatgactgtggaacctgctgagaccaggcgggaggaggttgtgtgcggatccggagtatAGTCGGATGATCAAAGATGGGAGTATCTGGCGATTTCCTTACGTGCTCGCGTTGTTTCAATGTCATCCGTCCTGGCCTACACAAAGGTGAACCTGCGAAGAAAATGCAAGAGATGGTTTTTCGCCACAGAGCAGTTGAGCCACAGTATGTGGCTTGTCTTAAGTTTTGCCGGAGTGTTTTTAGTTAAGCTCCGGATGGGCCGGGCTATCCTGTCGTGCAGTAGTTTGGACTTCTTTGACAGAGTCCATGAGCTTGGTCGTTGACCTAAGGCTCGATTGGGAGGTGCCATTCGTTGCTCTTGATGTTAAAGCGGTGGTGGATTCTTTGGCAGTAAGGGGTAGTTCGgacctgccattaaccgtgatgatgcCATGCGGACagggcatcttgagtttacggtaggcataatgtggcactgtGTTGaaccgagcgaacgcggttcgtccgagcaatgcctgATAGTCACTGCAAAAGGGGATGATGTCGAAGAGTAACTCTTCGGTACGGTGactgttcggagatccgaagatcacttccagtgtgattgagcccgtataacaggactctacacctggtatgacacctttgaaggtggtttttgtgggtttgatcctcgagggatcgatgcccattttgcgcactgtatcctgatagagtaggttcaggttgctgccaccgtccatgaggacttgtgtgaggtggaatccgtcaatgatggggtcgaggaccaatgcggttgaatcgccatgacggatactggtaggatggtcccttcgatcgaaggtgaccggacaagaggaccatgggttgagttTTGGGGCGACTAGCTTTATTGCATAGGCGTCCCTTGGTTCACGCTCTTGCTTGGGAATATAGGTTGCgtgtatcatattcaccgttttcacctggggagggaatttcttctatcctcccgttttcggtgatcggggctcctcatcgtcgtcatcgctttgagaccccttccccttgtttttggCACTTGACCTGctggcttgtctgaagacccagtattctctattggtatgattggctggtgttcctggggtgccgtgaatttggcatggacggtcgagtatgcggtcgaaACTGGATGGGCTTGAGTTATTtttgttgaatggctttttccgctgaccggacttggagccactgaatccggcattgactgccatgtcttcggCATTATCACCGTTTTTCCGATGCTTATATTTGTTGCGCCGTGGTTTGTCGTTTCTATCTCTAGcttttgatgtgccaggattgcttgttgtgttgttgctacgagccaaccagctatcctcgcccgcacagaagcgggtcatgagtgttgtgagggctgccatggactttggcttttcttggccgagatgtcgggcaagccactcgtcacggatgttacgcttaaaggccgctagggctttgacatccggacattcgacaatttggttctttttggttaggaaccatgtccaaaattccctggctgactctccgggctgttgtgttatgtgacttacatcatcagcatccggtggtcgtacataagtgccctgaaagttgtcaaggaatgcgtctgccaggttctcccaactccctatggagtttgtcggcaagctattcaaccaatgtcgagctggtcccttgagttttagtgggaggtacttgatggcatgtaggtcatctccgcgagccatatgaatatggaggaagaaatcttctatccataccgcggggactgtagtaccatcatatgattcaatgtttacgggtttaaacccttctgggaattcatgatccattacttaatcagtgaagcattgggggtgtgcggcgcctctgtgtcgggctacattgtattcggcccggccggatttgttggtgtatccggcgtgacgatcatcgttacgcgttggggcgcgcccccttgatccgtagatcgatcttggttgtcctgatttgtttttcaatttgtctcgcaggtcatgcgtggagcccccggccttcgtgtttttgcttggTTGGCAACGGGGTGCAGTCTGGACTTCGGGCTTGTACGCCGCTTTGTCTTGGCCACGGGGTGGCCAGTCAGCCgcgtcatgcgctggtagtgtgggatttaacgcttcctcctcgagttgaggtagcaacctgcgctttgggtaacttttggtagggcgctcgagtctgtattcctcagcagccaggaccttggtccatctatcagttagcagatcttgatcagcttgaagctgttgctgctttttcttcaggctttttgcagtggctataagccggcgcttgaagcgtcctgctcgacgggatcctcaggcacgatgaattcttcatcgccaaggctcacttcgtcttcgaagagaggcatgtaattatcatcctctgattctccatctgttgcttgTTCCTTAGGGCTAATttgcccatcttcttgctcggccAGCTCGAAGCCTAGCTCAGCAGGATTGttttgtcttcggcaccatccggattgttgtcatctcttgtgccagtatcattatttttgctatgtcggggcttggagcggcgtctaTGACgtcggtgcctagattgcttctccatgGGATTATCctttgttgcctcatcgccattgccttctttcggggtgtccaccatatatatatcatatgatgaggtggctgttcaGCGCccgataggcggtggttcctgttcatctcctgcatcgtcgtccataccgtcgatgtcttcggagtcgaagtcgagcacgtcagttaagtcatcgacagtggctattaagtgggtggtgggtggggaacgaatttattcgtcgtccgcttcccactcaagccggacataattcggccaagagtctcttgacaaaaagagagaccttaatgagtttagcacgtcgcccaagggcaagtgctgaaagatatccgtggaggtgaactccacgaccggtgcccaatcagattcgataggcacgggtgtACGCGGTTCAGATCCTTTAGCCGGAGACAAGTCTGAGGGTCCGATGGTACCAACCTCATAGGATGTGGGATGAGTGTTCGGCTCCAAGGTTGATGAGTGTGCgacttccgtggcggggtccatccagccgtcctcggatggcacaatctgctccgaATTGATTCTGGGGGCAGCCGAAGGCATCCTCCCCTGAACAATGTCCAAtggaagatctaagtcatgctcgtcgggactgttaaagcttccaaacttgacctgatggccaggggcgtagctatcgatctgctccagatggtcaagcgagttggcccgcagtgcaaagccgccgaatacgaagatctgtccaggaaggaaaacctccccctggactgcgtcgttgaagatgattgaaggatccatcaagccttatcgcgatggcacagtggaactgtcaatgaaagcaccaatgtcagtgtcaaaatcggcggatctcgggtagggggtcccaaactgtgcgtctaaggctaatggtaacaggagactggggacacgatgtttacccaggtttgggccctctcgatggaggtaataccctacttcctgcttgattgatcttgatgatatgagtattacaagagttgatctaccacgagattgtagaggctaaaccctagaagctagcctatggtatgattgttgttgtgtcctatagactaaaccctccggtttatatagacaccggagggggctagggttacacggagtaggtttacagagaaggagatctacatccgaatcgccaagcttgccttccacgccaaggagagtctcatccggacacgggacgaagtcttcaatcttgtatcttcatagtccaacattctggccaaagcatatagtccggctgtccagatacccccttatccaggactccctcacacccagcccatcgatggtccatcgtcgtctgctccggcatcttcatcttcatgatcatgcccttcgccttgatcttcctcatcatcatgtccgacatcttctacatgatgactgtgtcctgtatctacttcgtgatcatgtcctggagattcttcgtcttctcacccGCCCTCGCCGCTATTGTCTTGCTTCCCTTCcttatttcttgcccggcccccatggacgacttcataatcatcttcatcaccttgccaccgatagccatccatgaaaccacgcacaagcaggtggtcccgcacctgtctgGAATCCGGGTCCATGaggctcctcagcttgcatcttcgacgcgaacatcttatctccgtctcgttctttttaagcatttcggccttcgcggagctcagaaacctattcatgatgccttcggtcatcatgcggaccatggtcacctgcggggtagagcaaaacgatattttagaacaaaaaaaattggcatgactttgcctaaaaatagaaccaaaaagaatgcatagtgccaaattctcgccgaaacggaaatgaatcaacatttcggcaaaatattggcaactatcgcatttcaaatacctgtacctccaaacacaaacatatgcaacaccacaaacatacgtagatctaggccataaaaagtgtgcacgttgttggagggagaaaaatgtAGATTTAGAacctaaagaaagctttccccttacttacctgtcaaaaaaaaggaaatttaaccacttaatttgggtgaatctccggtgcaaatgaggtgaggaggaggaggcagccgagaccaagcttggtagaggtggagagaatgaagtggggaaagtgagtatggtaggtggctgtccaaaatatctagcggctctcaggttaccaatggcgcacctcctaagaATGCGCCActggtaaccagggttactaacggCGCACCTGgtgtatggtgcgccattactagttttgaaataaaaaaatgttagtagtggtgcaccatgggtgtggtgcgccattactagttaaaactagtactgGCGTACTAtccccaggtgcgccattactagttttgaaaaaaaaagtaataaaaaaaattgttagtagtgacgCACAGAggatgtggtgcgtcattactagttaaaactagtaatggcgcaatatcccctggtgcgccattactagttttgaaaaaaaaaatatattagtagtggcgcaccgtgggtgtggtgtgccattagtgatatggccactaatgacaTACCTATATATGAtgcaccactgctatatagcagtggcgcaccacatacgtgGTGcgtcattaatgtccatattagctatagccttttttctagtagtgaaatgtGATGATGTATTGTCATGTACCAAAAATAAATGATGAAAAAAGTTAAAAagttaaggacttgcaaagaaaaaTGCACGTGGACAGGATGCGGCAAGGATgcgtccgcgcgctgggcgcacggccatcgCATCCCGGAAactgcccggacacgaccccattgccctacccaaacagacagaatccgggcaaaatggacgtccatttggggtcgcgcggtggagatgGCCTTACGTCTACCATATCAGTTGCCTTAGGGCATGTTCAACGCGGACGCTCAAACCGTCGTTCGGACTAAGTTTGGATGCATTTTCCATGCGATGCAGTCGCGCATTGGTTCGGCATTGTGCCAGGCTATCCGTTTTCCCGTAAACCGGGAGCAAACTGAGAGGGGGTGCTTTGCGGGAGTCTAGACCATCGTCATGTAGGACTTCAACAACCCTGGCCCACTGAACCCCCTCCCCCTTCCCTGCTTCCTCCTTGTTTCCATCCGCAGCCTCCTCATCCACCGTTGCCGCTGTACATCTTTGGCCATCGCCCAGGCATCCTCGGACGCCCGCAGCCCCATCAACGTGCCTGGCCGCCTTGGACTACGTCGTCGTTCACCCATGATTCACCCGTAGCCAGGTACCCTTCGACCCCCTGACGACACCGCCCATAGCTGACACCACGCCGGgcaggtgttcggtcaaatgccaCTGAACTTTTGTTGAACTTTTTGTTGTTTCCTAGAGTAATTCGATGACAGGGTACTCGATGGTTgaggatgagttgttgtgtgaTGCGTAGTTGTTCATATCTACATACTTTGTAGGCAGGAACTCAAGGGGCTCGATCTTTTGGTAGCGCGTGCATGCTTCGTTTCATGAGCAAAAGAACTTCGCAGCCTACGACATGCACGTCATCCATGAACGCAATCTGAAGCCGATATCGCATCGATGGTACACCATCTGCAACTCTGTAATGAATTATTGCGGTGTGATTCACAAAGTGGAGACAGTGTGGCCATTGGGCTCGTCAATCATGGATGTTGTAAGTTTTGCTTCTTGTTGCTCTACATGTTGGTTAATTTATTCATTCACTCAATGTTTCTCTACATGTTGGTTTAATTTattcattcactcaatgttgctCTACATGTTGGTTAAGTTATTCATTCACTAAATGTTGCTCTACATGGCCGAGGGTAGGACATTCATGCACACAAATTGTTAGATGAAACTCAAGGGACGGTATGTGTGGGATTACATGTGTCTATTCTAACTCGAGTATCATTGAATTTGGAATTGAGGAAGTCGAAAAACTTGTTGAACATCGAGTTATCTCGGATGTAACATTTACATTTGAACTATTCTTGTACTAGGGATATTTGCAAGTTGTTTATGGATCAATTGTGTTATTTTCTATAATTATTTTGAGTGTCGTGGTCGTAGAAACAAATAAAGGCAAACATTTAGCGAACGGGGTTAGATGGCCGGCTACCGCATCAATATACGCGGACTAGTCCGGATAAGTGAGGATACAAATAGTGTCTCCATTTTGGGGTTAGCGTTGGATTTGCCCTTATATTTGTCCTTTCAAGAAACACCAAACACACCAATAAACATACATGTCGTACACTCACACAATGTTTGCTAAAGATTATAATCATAGAGTTTGTAAGGTTGATAAAGTCACGACATGCTTTGTGTCTCGTTATCGGCAATTCTTTTGACTCCTACCAAAAACATAATAATGTGACATCATAACTGAGGTCGATTCCTAATGGGTTGTGGTTACACAACCATTAGCCACCCAACCAGCCATCCAACCCATATAATTGGTTTTTCGGATGCTTCCTTTTCTTAGTGATCAATCTTGGTTCAAAATTGGCATGGTGTCAGACACATATACAACTTAAATTACTTATTATTGTTTATCCTTGAGTCAGTCTTGTATCAAATTGATAGAGGATTAAAGTTTCAGCTCTCTCATAACTTCTATTGTTAGCTTGAAATACCAAAAATGTACAAAAAAACCTACATATGGTAGTTTTCTAGAAACCACAAAAGATTCACTTGCTTGCCTGCCCCATTTTGGAATATAAATGAAACAAGCAGATATTGCAGCCTACAATGAGATGTTCATCTCCAAGACTACACTGCTCGACTTGGAGGCTAAAAACTTCCTCAAAAACTAGCCCAAAGACATCCGCCTTGTTGTGACTTTTTTGTGGCGGGCCTTGGTGGCCAGTCTTGGAAACTCCACCTTTAAAgataaaattttgaaaatttcttattcaaacccctcctctctagtcGCTAGGTCATGATACTTCAATTGCCTCAAGAAAAACGTAGTCAATCATGATAATTTTGTTTTAGTCGAAAGGAAAACGCGCAGGTACACATTTTCCAAATTGTGTGCAACTTACGGTCCAGAAATACATAAGCAATTTTACTAGAAAGATAGTTTGGGCATAATGTTTTCTTAGGATTTTCTATTCTAAGTGGCAAGAGAATAGTAATTACCGAGTTGCATATTATCAAGCCTGGAACTGCATAAAAGGGCACATCCAAGTGCCTAGTTTTACATCTCTAGACCTAAAATTGCACATCCTCTCTTGAAGATATTGTCACTCAATTAAGTATTAGATGAGTAATCAACCCCTAAAATCTTTGACTCTGAAATAGCTTTTTTTTCAATCTTGCAAAAAGCAAAACTATTTTTCAATGGCACTCACCTCTACTATCAAGGGGGGTTGGTGGTCATACGTCCTTTGGTGAAGGCTTCCTTCACCACGTCATGAATTAAcacaatcaaatcaaatcaaatcaaatattTTGCACCGCCTTCGTTGGTGGTTGTGTGGTAATTGCAATTCAATCAAATCTTTCTAGCTATATGTCGGACACAGGCAATCAAATCAAATTAAATTAAATCTTttacattaacccaatcaaatcaaATCACTTCCTGCATTAGAATATGGTAGGTGTAAGGTATATGCCGGACATGATTGGGCTTATAAATCACTAGAATATATATATGCCCCATTGCAACACATGGGAAACTTTCTAGTTTTTTTATAACTTTATAGTCTTTCGGGGCTGACTCAGATATAAAAAATTATCGAACAACTTAGTAGTAATAACAAACTCCCCAATTTACTTTACCCCCTCTTACAATCATTCGCATCTTTGCACCTGCCTGGAGGCTGCCTGCCTCGGTCCCTCTCATATAATGCTgtccctcccctcccggcctttctctccctcccccggtGCTCCGATCGATCATCCCATTCGCCCGCCGTCATCACTGCGATCCTCCACGCCTTGCCCCCTTCCGGCCCTCTCCTTTTACAATTAGGCCACCACAAGTCCACAACGCCGCTACTTAAGCGACCCTCGCACAACCCTACCTTGCTTCTTCTTGCTTTCCTCCACGCGCCCCACCCCACTCTCTGCTAACTTCTATATCCACCACGCGCTAATCGAGTTGCTACCTCATGGGCCTCGAGCTCGATCAGCTTGAGCTTTTGACTCACCAGCTCCCTCCGGTCCGGACGTCCGCAACCGACGACGGCGCGACCGCCGCAGACGACGAAGACCGGTGTGCCACGCCGACGTCGGAGGCGAACATGCTGCGCGCGCCGTCGCTGTGCCCCCCGGCGCCGAGGAAGCCGAGGCCGGCACGGGCCCACAGGAGGCAGCAGCATTGCTACTaccgcgggcggcggcgccggtgcAGCAGCGGGCCGGCGCACACGCGGTACTGGATCGTCGCCGTGCCACACGACCTCGCCGCGGTGTTCGTCGCGCGGCGTCCGCCCTCGCCTTCGAGCTCGCCGTGCCTGCCGCCGGAAGGCAAGAAGATCCGAGTGCACGCCGTAGGCTGACAccagcacatgcatgcatgcatgcacccgcGGGTCCAGACGAGCCGGCATGCCGCTGTGTCTGCAGTCGAGCCGCCGTCCATGCATGCAGCTCTTGCATCGTTGCTAGAAGAGATAAGATTTGAGCCTGTGAGTGCCTACAGGCCACAGCATTGTCTAACGATAGCCAGTTGCCTAGCTAGTTTAGTACTTTAGGCTTAATTAGCTCATCTAAGTTTAGTCAGTTCCTTGCGCTCTAATAACCAAGTGTACATGTAGTTGATGGCCCACGTGATCATGGTAATTGTTAGCAAAATGATGATGTCATTGGAGTTGCATAGATTGACGATTTTGCTGCAAGTTAACCAGCTGAGGAATTGTTCATGTCTGTTGTGACTTGTGAACTTGTGATAACCGTTCTTGTTACACTGTGAGCGGTAAGAAATGTCTAGGTTTTTATCACAGGTCCTTACAAACATatcattacagaaaaatagaaattaCATTCAAAACCATGAGAGTGTCTTGTCTTCTTCCCCTTGGCAGGGCAAACATTTGTAGACTCATGAGCTTGTAGAAGCAGTTGGCGGCCGAAACGTCATCGGTGCATACCAGGAGACACCGGCAGCCACAATCTGAAATCGCCGCCCCGTAGACGAAAACGCCGAGATGGGCCCATAGAAACTCCAAAGACCACAAAAAGTTGGCTGAATCTGGACGGATTCATCAAAAACTTTAATCGGCTGCACTGGAGAGTGGAGACATAGCTCGACACGCCCTTCGTCGGTGGTAAGAGATGTGAATTGTATTCATGTTCCATGCTTTTGTTGAATTCCCAAACCACTCCATGAATCCTTCTAGAATTTAACTGTTGCCTTTACTTAGTTGCGAGTGAATTGAATTCCACCTGTGAAGCTTCCTCTTTTTGTGTGGATTATTCGATCTAATCATTATTTTCTAGGTGAGATAGATGCACTAATCCATGCATGACAGATTAAGTTACAATTATTTGCTAATTGGGGACAGAGAGAGCATTAAAAGTGAGCGAGCTTGCATGTAATGGCTAGAGGGGAAAAGGGACTGACCAGAGCTTCCAAAGGGTGTCCTCTTACCTAAGTCCCTTTTGATACCTAAAAAGGGATGCGTGCATGAGAGGCGAGAGCAGAATAGATCTGGAGGTGAAAAAGGCGCTTAATGCCACTCAGATCTGAATTTTATTGGGGCCATTGCAGGAGTGATTCAATGATTCTGTCCACGTTGAAGTACTATTGCCCTTGCATTTTCCTGGACAAGCTTGCGGCAGAACTATCAGTGCAAGTCCATCATATGTGTCCATACTTTTATGCAGTAAGTTATCACTCAGAGATGTCATCATGGGCAAGGCCCAAAGGTTGAATAATTTCATAGCTCATGAAGATTTTTTGGAATTAGAGAACACCATACTGGTATGAGTCTGAGTATATACACCTTCCTAAGACTCCTCACAAAGGAGTACTCATTAAAACCATTAAGCGTCGCGTGAAGGGcggccaaccagctatgccacgTGACGCAAGCTGGTTGGCCATGGTGAGAAATCTATTGAATTTTTGTTAGATGAAGGTGAGGATTATTTTTTAAATGTATTTTTTAGATGGATGTGAGGACCTCTTGTATATTTTAAATGGAGGGTTATGCAAAGTGACACTCGCGGGTAGGCTGCGGTGgtaatttttttttccttttttacttcTTTTTTTAGATGAAGGTGAGGGTTTTTTCCTGAGATGTTTTTTTAGATGGAAGCGAGGACTCTATGTATTCTTTTAAATGAAAATTTGCGCACAATTTTCTATCAAGCAGCGCAATAGGTTGGCGTCCTAACCACTAGTAGTAAGCAATTAGTGGTGGTATAGAAGCGCAGCAAGCTTTCTACCATGAACTCTGAAGTCACCTTACCCGCAAAAAAGAAACTCTGAAGTCACCTTAGCTATGTAATTAACTTGGAGTTTGGGTTCAAAATTAAGGCAGACTTTTTATCCCTTACTGTTTTCCTGGATATAGAATGTACTACTGCTGGAAAGCTCTCACTGATGATTAACAGTACTTCCATACATGTAAGTGACATGACACATTCCATTTGAAGATATTGTTAGTACTGTTGCATCGCTGTGGTGGctctttgcatgcatgcatgcacggagCTGCCATGCGTTATGGCCGCAGTGGATTCGTGATAAATGGTGTCTCCTTTCATTTGTGGTTGGTGCGCTGTTGATCGTATAAATGCCGGGTGGGGTACACGGACACGTATGGTGGGGCGGCACCCACTTGTGTATGTAGTACGCATGCACGTACGTCCCCTGCCCCACGCCATTGTGTATTCCTGCAGACCAGGCTAGGGACACCAGTTTATTACCTTGGCTAATAAGTAAAGCCATTTCTCTTTGTCGAGTAGTAGTGCCTACTTTACCGCGACTCTTTTTTCACTGCCTTTTGTTGTACACTAACCTTTGTTATTTGAGGGGGAGCTTAAATTTATTGGCACTTGATAAAGCCTGGCTTTGAGTTCTCCGTCACATGGAACGGACCTTTGATGTTGGCTTAATTTGTTCTCTGCTGAAATGGGTTTAGCGAGCGCGAACGATTAGGCTGAGAAGTTGTTGTGTGGAGAGTTAGCGAAATTGGCTATAGGGATGTCATAACACTCTGTGGACTCTTAGAGTGGTGGCTTTATCTGCCACCGGACGTACGTAATATCGCAACACGCAAATCGTAAATTCATGTTGGGCAAGGGCCACACCGCAGCCTATATAGCAGTGTGTTCCAACCCAACAGGAAACACCTTTTGTGTTCTACAGGAGTACATAATAGAGACACTCTTCACCACTCAACTAGCACAGTATAAATTTGGTAGGTGTTTTTGCAAGCAGGCTGCAGCGTGTGCCTCCTTAAACACTGCTCCAAAATTAAGTTCGATACAGTAACCGAGCTTGTCAGCATTGTTCAAGAAGGCAAGCACGATGAAATGCAttattc is drawn from Triticum dicoccoides isolate Atlit2015 ecotype Zavitan chromosome 6B, WEW_v2.0, whole genome shotgun sequence and contains these coding sequences:
- the LOC119325707 gene encoding uncharacterized protein LOC119325707, with product MGLELDQLELLTHQLPPVRTSATDDGATAADDEDRCATPTSEANMLRAPSLCPPAPRKPRPARAHRRQQHCYYRGRRRRCSSGPAHTRYWIVAVPHDLAAVFVARRPPSPSSSPCLPPEGKKIRVHAVG